One part of the Marinihelvus fidelis genome encodes these proteins:
- the rfbD gene encoding dTDP-4-dehydrorhamnose reductase: MKILLTGVSGQLGGALLPHLQGRGDVITATRADMDLTVPGSVTEYLSTVQPDVIINPAAWTAVDDAEDDVDGAMAANAESPARMAEWAAESGAALVHYSTDYVFDGRKGAEYVETDTTGPLNVYGRSKLEGEQAVLRSGARHVVLRSSWIYAPTGKNFVLTMLRLARQGRDLSVVDDQVGSPTSAASLARATIAALDADLPAQQAPGGNLYHCVDRGAVSWYTFAGMVFDQAIELGLLDKRPGLAPTDSAGFPQKATRPAYSPLDNTRFEQASGLVMPRLQASLSACLKELKELEQQ, translated from the coding sequence GTGAAAATTCTCCTGACGGGTGTCAGCGGGCAGCTGGGCGGTGCACTGTTGCCGCATCTGCAGGGCCGCGGTGACGTTATCACCGCCACGCGGGCGGACATGGACCTGACTGTACCTGGCAGTGTTACCGAATACCTTTCGACGGTACAGCCCGATGTCATCATCAACCCCGCCGCCTGGACTGCCGTAGACGACGCCGAAGACGATGTCGACGGCGCCATGGCCGCCAATGCCGAGTCGCCCGCGCGCATGGCCGAGTGGGCGGCGGAATCAGGCGCGGCACTGGTTCACTACTCGACCGACTACGTGTTCGATGGCCGCAAGGGCGCCGAGTACGTGGAAACGGACACGACCGGCCCGCTCAATGTATACGGCCGGAGCAAACTTGAAGGTGAGCAGGCCGTATTGCGCTCCGGTGCCCGGCACGTGGTGCTGCGCAGTTCCTGGATTTACGCGCCCACCGGCAAGAACTTTGTGCTGACCATGTTGCGCCTGGCGCGACAGGGTCGTGACTTGAGCGTGGTCGACGACCAGGTGGGCAGCCCCACGTCCGCAGCCAGCCTGGCCCGCGCGACCATTGCGGCGCTGGACGCGGACCTGCCCGCGCAGCAGGCGCCCGGTGGCAACCTGTATCATTGCGTCGACCGTGGCGCGGTCAGTTGGTACACGTTTGCCGGCATGGTTTTCGACCAGGCCATTGAGCTGGGGCTGCTGGACAAACGGCCCGGCCTTGCACCGACCGATTCGGCAGGCTTTCCGCAGAAAGCCACGCGCCCGGCGTATTCACCACTCGACAACACCCGGTTCGAGCAGGCTTCCGGCCTGGTCATGCCCAGGCTGCAGGCCTCCCTGTCGGCCTGCCTGAAGGAGTTGAAAGAACTTGAACAACAGTAG